The genomic interval AGGACGTGGCCGCCTCGGTGCGCGTCTTCACCCGGGAAGGCTGCGAGCGCATCATCCGCGCCGCCTTCAAGTACGCCCACGAGAACGGCCTCAAGAAGATGACCGTCGTGGAGAAACCCAACGTCATCCGCCTCACCAGCGGCATGTTCGTCGAGATCGCCCAGGAGGTGGCCAAGGAGTACCCCGGCATCGAGATGAACAAGGAGAATGTCGACGCCACCGCCATGTGGATGCTGAAAAACCCCCAGAACTACGAGTGCATCGTCACCTCCAACATGTTCGGCGACATCATCTCCGACGAGGCCTCCCAGCTGGTGGGCGGCATGGGCGTCACCGCATCGGGGAACATCGGCGCCGACTACGCCCTCTTCGAGCCCTGCCACGGCTCCGCGCCGAAGTACGCCGGCCAGTACAAGGTGAACCCCATCGCCATGCTCAACGCCTCCAAGATGCTGCTTGACTACCTGGAGCTGGACGACTACAGCAAGAAGCTGGAGAACGCCATGTTCGACGTCCTCCGCGAGGGCAAGGTGCTTACCTACGACATCCTGCGCGAGCAGGGCGACCCCAAGTGGGAGACCGACGCGGCCAGCACCCTGGACATGGCCAAGGAGATCGCCCGCAAGCTGAACCCCGATTTCGACAAGAAGGCCGACGAGATCTGCAAGAAGGCCAAGGAGATGAACAAGAAGCCGTAACCCTTCCTATCGGGTGCCTGAGGGGCTCACTGCGTGGCAGTGGGCCCCCTTTCTGTGAAAGGAGGAATCGCTATGCAGAGCGCACAGGCCGGAACTGTGGAGTCCATGGACTGCCTCGTCTCCGTCTCGCCCGGCGCGGCGGGGTCGGGCCTGGACATCCAGCTCTCCGGCTCCAGCGTCGCCCGCTTCACCTCGGTGATGCGAGCCGCCGTCGAGGAGACGGCCAGGGCCATGGATGCCGGCGACGTGGCCATCTCCGTGCAGGACAACGGAGCGCTTGACATCATCCTGCGGGCCCGCGTGGAGACAGCGCTGCGCCGCTACAAGGGGGGTGCGAACCTATGAAGCTCCGCCGGACCAAACTCTATCTCCCGGGGAACAACCCCAACATGCTGCTGCGGGGACATCTCTTCGGCCCCGACGGGGTCATCCTGGACCTCGAGGACGCCGTGGCCCCCGCCCAGAAGGACGCCGCCCGCGTCCTGATCCGCGAGGTGCTCAAGCGGGGCCGGTTCGGCGACTGCGAGGTCACCATCCGCATCAACGGCATGGACACGCCGGAGTGGAAGGAAGACCTGCAGTGGACCGTCCCCTACGGCATCCACGGCATCCGCATCCCCAAGGTGGAGGATCCCCAGGCCATCAGGGATATCGACGAGGAGCTCTCGGCCATCGAGGAGAAGGCCGGCATCCCCCAGGGCAAGACGCTGATCTTCTGTCTGCTGGAGACCGCCCTGGGCATCCACCGCGCCTACGACATCGCCGGCGCCTCGCCCCGCGTGGCCGGCATCTGCCCCGGCGGCGAGGACCTCTGCGCCGACCTGCACACCAGCCGTTCCAACGAGGGCACCGAACTGGTGGGCCCCAGGCAGCTGGTGGTCCTGGCGGCCAACGCCGCCGGCGTGGACGCCCTGGACACGGTCTTCCCCCGGGTCACCGACGACGAAGGCCTGCGGCAGGAGACCATGTTCGTCAAGCAGCTGGGCTTCCAGGGCAAGAGCGTCATCCACCCCAACCAGATCCCCATCATCCACCACTGCTTCACCCCCACAGAGAAGGAAGTGGAGAGCGCCAGGCGCATCGTCGCCGCAGCCCGGGAGGCCGAGGCCAAGGGCGCCGGCGCCGTCAAGGTGGACGGCAAGATGGTGGACAAGCCCGTGGTGCAGCGCGCCCGCTTCACACTCCAGCGCGCCGGCATCGACGAGGAGGTGGTAGAGCATGCATAGGAACGCAGTGGGCCGCCTGCTGCCCGAGGAAATCCCCGGCTACGGCACGGTGCGCCCCTTCGAGGGCTACAACGTTCGCAAACCGGAAGGGAACCGAGACGGCCGGAAACACGTGGCCACCTTCAACGACCGCACCGACAAGCGCCTGCCGGACATCAAGGCCGCCATCAAGGCCACAGGCCTGGAAAGCGGCATGACCGTCTCCTTCCACCACCACCTCAGAAACGGCGACCAGGTGGTGAACATGGTGCTCGACGCCTGCGCCGAGATGGGC from Synergistales bacterium carries:
- a CDS encoding isocitrate/isopropylmalate dehydrogenase family protein — encoded protein: MARNEMTVKEKKDRYQVAYIPGDDTGFDVMEANMVVMEALGAPIDWVRTDAGWCMWEQEGDTVPEKTWETLRNTDAALMAAITSKPGVKGFKSAILQMRQKFELYVNLRPAKAMPGVPSMRDDIDIVTFRENTEGLYSAVEWRPVPDELYDLHPNMARFKGKEDVAASVRVFTREGCERIIRAAFKYAHENGLKKMTVVEKPNVIRLTSGMFVEIAQEVAKEYPGIEMNKENVDATAMWMLKNPQNYECIVTSNMFGDIISDEASQLVGGMGVTASGNIGADYALFEPCHGSAPKYAGQYKVNPIAMLNASKMLLDYLELDDYSKKLENAMFDVLREGKVLTYDILREQGDPKWETDAASTLDMAKEIARKLNPDFDKKADEICKKAKEMNKKP
- a CDS encoding citrate lyase acyl carrier protein, with protein sequence MQSAQAGTVESMDCLVSVSPGAAGSGLDIQLSGSSVARFTSVMRAAVEETARAMDAGDVAISVQDNGALDIILRARVETALRRYKGGANL
- a CDS encoding CoA ester lyase, producing the protein MKLRRTKLYLPGNNPNMLLRGHLFGPDGVILDLEDAVAPAQKDAARVLIREVLKRGRFGDCEVTIRINGMDTPEWKEDLQWTVPYGIHGIRIPKVEDPQAIRDIDEELSAIEEKAGIPQGKTLIFCLLETALGIHRAYDIAGASPRVAGICPGGEDLCADLHTSRSNEGTELVGPRQLVVLAANAAGVDALDTVFPRVTDDEGLRQETMFVKQLGFQGKSVIHPNQIPIIHHCFTPTEKEVESARRIVAAAREAEAKGAGAVKVDGKMVDKPVVQRARFTLQRAGIDEEVVEHA